The genome window TGCGAAGTGCGTTGCTTTTGAAATATCAGGAAGGGTATAAAATCAAAGAAATTGCTGAAATATTGAATTGCTCGGAGGGTGCTGTTAAGCGATATCTCTTTGACGCCACCCTTAGAGTAAAGGAAGAATTGGTTTCCAAAAAAGTGTTGCGTTGATTGGATAATGATTAAATCGGAAAATAGAGTTTTCAAAAAGGAGCATTTTATATGACCAACGAACAATCGGGTAGCAATCGAGCTCATACTGGTTTGACCCGTGAAAGACTAAGAGAGTTGTATCTCGCAATTTTATTGAACGAAGCTAGTATTGAAGAAAATCGGCTCTGGCAATCGGCGATAGAAAAACCTGAAACTGCCTCACTGGCTCAGTCAATTAAAGAAGAATTGGATTCCCTTACAGGTTTTCTTACAAACGAATTCAGTCGGCCGCTATCAGAAGGAGAAACGGCTTTGCTTGAAAAGGCGCAGTCAAAACTGTCGGTTTCGCTTAAGAACACCGGTTCACCCGAGCGATCAAGACTTAAGAACAATTCCTTTTTCGCGAAGCTCTATAATCCATTTCTGAATTTATTGGCCTCCTTCGATACCGAGAATGAGCATCAAGATCATGAAAATGAACAGGCGAGATTTGGAATGCCTGCACTTGCACTAACGGGTGTTGTGATGTTGATTTTAGGAGGGTTTATAGGCTACTCAACCTTTGCTGTGGCTTCATTTTTTAGGGGAGAATTGCCGGTTTCTCAAAGCGCTGCCGTTCCAATTACAGATAAAGAAGAATTAGCCAACATTCGTTTTTCTTTTTCGGAAAATGAGACAGATCCCATTCGTGTGCAATACGATCTCATAACGCATGTCGAAACCAAAGGTACCTTGAATCAAAGCCGGATTAAAGAATTGTTGCTTTACGCCGTTAACAAAGAGCGAAACCCCGGCACTCGACTTGATGCACTCAGCGAACTGCAAAAAATTCCGAGCATCTTTAATGATCAGGATATCAAAGAAGCGTTGATTAAAGCCTTGAAATCGGATCAAAACGATGGAGTTCGAAATCAAGCGTTGGCACTTCTTTTGGAGTATCAACCTGATTCTGAAATTAAAATGGCGTTGCTTTATTCCTTGATGAATGATCGAAATGCGGGGATTCGTATTGCCTCATTGAATTCACTGCTCTCCGTTGGACTTACGGGAGAAAAGTTTGACGAAGAGGTTTTGGCATCCCTAAAAAAGAAAATTCAAGAGGATGAAAATAAATACATCCGCTACCGCGCCAATGCCTTATTTGATGAGGCTCCACCTGAAATTGAAGAAAAGAAATAATCATAAATTTTAATTGTAACTAAAACAGATTTCGCTATGAAAAATAAACTTGAATTTTGGATGAATCATCGCTTAGAAATTGCTTGGGATAAGGTAGTTCCAGCACTGGTCTTGTTTTGCGCTTTATCGGTGGTATCGCTTTATGCCTCACCACTGTCTTCTGAAATGCCTCTTGTGCAAAAAGCTAAAGAAGCAAAAAAGGATGAGAATGTAGAGGTTACAAAAACTTTTCAAGTCACCAAAGGTGGCACGCTTGAAGTTGTAACCGATATGGGGGAAATCCGAGTTTCGACCTACGATAAGAATGAAGTCACCGTGAGTGTTTCAGGCTATGACGAAGAAGATGTGGATAAAATCAAGATAACCCAACTAGGCAATACGGTTCGCGTGACATTTCGCGTTCGACGAAACATCAACGGATGGGGTAGAGGCGGCAACGACGTTCGCTTTGATGTAAAAATACCTTCTCAATTCAATTTGGATCTTCGCACCTCTGCCGGTGATATTGAGCTAAGTGGTGCCATTATTGGCGAGGTTAAGCTCAATACTTCCGGCGGTGATTTGCTCGGCAGCGATATCACAGGAAATATCGATGCCTCAACTTCAGGTGGCGATATTCGCTTTGGTACTGTAAAGGGGAATGGATACATCAAAACTTCCGGCGGTGATATTTCCCTCAGCGATGTTGGGGGTGATTTAGAAGTGAAAACGGCGGGTGGAACCATCCGTGTCAACAATATTGCTAAAACGCTCCGTGCCAAAACAAGCGGGGGTGATATTCAAATAGGCGATGTAGGTGGTGAGGCTACGCTTTCAACGGCAGGCGGCGATTTGCGCGTTGGAAAAGTGAATGGCCGCGCATCACTCTCGACTGCCGGTGGAAATATTGAAGTACGCGGGGCTCAAGGCTATGTCAATGCAAAAACCAGCGGCGGCAGCCTTCGATTGGAAAACATCACTGGATCTATCGACGGAAAAACCGCTGGTGGTGATATTTACGCAGAGCTTACTCCCGAATCTTCCGGAAGAACGATGCTCGCCTCTTCAGCCGGAAACATCGAGCTATTCGTGACTGAAAATGCAAAGGCCAATATCCAAGCCAAGATTCGGGTTGCAAGCTTTGGCAACTATTACAATTGGGGTAGAAGAAGATCAGACAGGAGCAAAAAAGACAGTGGTTTTAATATTCACTCTGATTTTCCAGCTACGACTCAAAATGTCAGCGGCGAGGAGGAATCAACAAGCAATGAAATCTTTGAAAGTTATGTCTTGGGTGGTGGTGGTCATATCATTAATCTTGAAACAGTGATGGGAAATATCTACATCCGAAAAGCGCGAAAATCATCAAGCTCGGGAAAGTAGTTCTTTTGTCAATCGAACAGATCGATTAAAAAAAGGGGTTTAATTTAAAGCCCCTTTTTTTACATTTGGCACGATTTAGAATTAAACTTGGTTTCCTAAATTGATACCTGATCATGTTTTATCTCATCGTTTTATTTAATCACTTAAATCAATATCAAAAGATGAAAAATATTCTTGTTGCATTTATGCTCGTTTTGGCTGTTGGTGCAGGGTTTGCGTTCAATAGCGGCAATCCCTCTGCTGAAGTCGGTAAAGAGGCTCCGACATTCACCTTAATGGATGCCGATGGAAAAAAAGTAAGTCTCACTGATTTCAAAGGAAAAGTTGTTGTGTTGGAATGGACAAATCCCGGATGCCCGTTTGTTGTCGCGCACTACAAATCTGGAAACATGCAAGCCCTACAAAAGAAATACACCGAAAAGGGTGTTGTTTGGCTTACAGTGAATTCGACCAACAAAGAACACAAAGATTTTTTAGTTGGCGAAAAAGCAAAAGCTCAATTTGGTGAGTGGAAAGCTTCGTACACAAAGTATTTGGTTGATGCAGAAGGCGAAGTAGGTCGCACTTACGGTGCAAAAACCACACCACACATGTTTGTCATTAATGCCGAAGGTAAACTTGTTTATCAAGGTGCTATTGATGACAAAGAAAGCGCAAGCGAAGGCGGCAAAGGCGCTAAAGTGAATTATGTTTCTCAAGCAATTGATGAAATTATGGCCGGTAAAGCGGTTTCACAAAATTCAACCCGTCCTTATGGTTGCTCCGTGAAATACGCTTCGAAGTAAATTTCTTTTATTTTCGAATGAAAGCCCGAAGAAATTCGGGCTTTTTTTTTGATATTTTTTCTTTTAGGCACGGAATTTTCACTAAGGATAGCCAAAAGGCAGTAAAATCATTCAATACAAAAGGCGAAAATATTTTCAAGGAAAATAATAATAGAACATGCGACACCGCTAGGGTCTAGAATTTATTTTTCATTCAGTTCTATAAACATTCGACCCTTAATAGGGTCGTTATTTTATGGTATCGATAAATAACTTCTTCAAAACCAAAGCATCGTATTTTTTTTAGTAGAAAATTTATTTCGACTGCACGAAAAAGAGTTCAAATAAAACACGATAATTATTTAACGAATCAATTTTATACTGTTCAAAAGGTAGAAATACTGTTCGATTAGTAGAAATATTGTTCGAAAGTTAGAAATACTGTTCGAAAGTTAGAAATATTGTTCGATTGGTAGAAATTATGACCCCGTAGGGGTCACATGTTTATAGATTAAAGTAAACGCAAGATTCCCCGACCCCGTTAGGGGTCGAATGTTCGCATTCTATTAAGTTATATCTGATGAATTTTTTTACATTCATTTTCAACGATTCGATTTCCATCTTAATTAAATTTCTTATCTAAGTGCAAATTCCGGCATTTAGATACTGGAAATGAGAAAATTGTGCGGTTTTCCCCAATATTGAAAGAAACCACGACTTCCATATGCTTGGAGAAGATTTCCCCTAATGGCTTGGAAGAGAAAACTTGTTGGCTTAGTCAAAATGAGATGTTGGCTATCTCGAGTTGACTTGTTGGCTATCTCAAGTTGACTTGTTGGCTTGGAAACGGCGACTTCTAAGCTTAGCGGAGACGCTTTTCTTAAAGCTTAGAAGTAAAACTACCTTACAATATTGAGGGAGATGAGTGTTCTTTGGGTTATGGGATCGACACTTAAACAAGTTAGTCGAGTAATCTTTGTTCGGGCGGTTTGGGTAACATGCCCACCGAGGATTTCGGTTGATCAATTAATCGGATAACATCGTACAGTTCTTTGGGAATATTTTTAAGAAATCGTGAAGGATTGGAAAAATACTCTTCATAACCGGAAGACTGAATGATGGGGTAAAGGATGGATAAATTTTGCTTTGCTCGGGTTAAGGCAACATATAAAAGTCGTAATTCCTCATCAAGTTGCTTTGGATCGTTTACGGCGTAGCGAGAGGGGAGAATTCCATCGATGGCATTAATAAGAAATACCGTATGCCACTCCAATCCTTTGGCAGAGTGAATGGTTGAAAGGGTCATCGGCGATTCATCCTTTCGCGATTCTTTTGTATCAATTGCAGAAAAATCAACCGGGTCAAGCGCTAAATCTGAAATTAATGTTTGAATTGAAGTATATCCAATTAAAATCCCATTGAAATTTTCTAAATCCTTTTCCCTCTTTTGAAAATCTTCAAAATATTTTTCTCTCAAAATGGGTAAATAATACTCTAAAATTAATTTTCCTAAAATTGATAATGGGATGGAATTATCTTTATTGATTTCATCTTTAAGATGAATTAACATTTTTCCCAATTTGCGAAGTGCCTCCAAATATTTTGGGGTAACACCCGATTCTTCAAATCGGTAAGGATTTGGTGCTTGTTTAATCCAATTAATTAAATCTTGGGCGGTTTTTGGGCCAATGCCTTCTAAAAGTTGAAGAATACGATTCCAAGCAATGACATCGCGAGGGTTATATACAAGTTTGAGGTATGAAATAAAATCTTTGATATGCGCGGCTTCTACCAATTTTTGACCGCCAAATTTTTGAAAGGGAATATTTCGTTTTTTAAGTTCCAATTCAAGATCAAAAGAATCGCGGCTATTGCGCATTAACACGGCAATATTCGAAAGTGGAATGCCTTCTTCTCGCAATTCTAAAACACGCTGAGCAATAAATCGCGATTGATGCCGTTCATCTGGCGCGTGAACAAGTGCCGGCAAATCGGCTCTTGATTCCTTTCGAGTAAATAATTGCTTCGTGTATTTTTCTTTCGCTTGATTAATGATAAAATTTGTTATGGCAAGAATTTCAGGTGTACTTCGATAATTTTCTTCTAACTTAATGATTTTCGTACCCGGAAATATTTCAGGAAATTCTAAAATGTTACGAAAATTCGCTCCTCGAAATGAATAAATGGATT of Chloroherpetonaceae bacterium contains these proteins:
- a CDS encoding thioredoxin family protein; this encodes MKNILVAFMLVLAVGAGFAFNSGNPSAEVGKEAPTFTLMDADGKKVSLTDFKGKVVVLEWTNPGCPFVVAHYKSGNMQALQKKYTEKGVVWLTVNSTNKEHKDFLVGEKAKAQFGEWKASYTKYLVDAEGEVGRTYGAKTTPHMFVINAEGKLVYQGAIDDKESASEGGKGAKVNYVSQAIDEIMAGKAVSQNSTRPYGCSVKYASK
- a CDS encoding HEAT repeat domain-containing protein; protein product: MTNEQSGSNRAHTGLTRERLRELYLAILLNEASIEENRLWQSAIEKPETASLAQSIKEELDSLTGFLTNEFSRPLSEGETALLEKAQSKLSVSLKNTGSPERSRLKNNSFFAKLYNPFLNLLASFDTENEHQDHENEQARFGMPALALTGVVMLILGGFIGYSTFAVASFFRGELPVSQSAAVPITDKEELANIRFSFSENETDPIRVQYDLITHVETKGTLNQSRIKELLLYAVNKERNPGTRLDALSELQKIPSIFNDQDIKEALIKALKSDQNDGVRNQALALLLEYQPDSEIKMALLYSLMNDRNAGIRIASLNSLLSVGLTGEKFDEEVLASLKKKIQEDENKYIRYRANALFDEAPPEIEEKK
- a CDS encoding DUF4097 family beta strand repeat-containing protein — protein: MKNKLEFWMNHRLEIAWDKVVPALVLFCALSVVSLYASPLSSEMPLVQKAKEAKKDENVEVTKTFQVTKGGTLEVVTDMGEIRVSTYDKNEVTVSVSGYDEEDVDKIKITQLGNTVRVTFRVRRNINGWGRGGNDVRFDVKIPSQFNLDLRTSAGDIELSGAIIGEVKLNTSGGDLLGSDITGNIDASTSGGDIRFGTVKGNGYIKTSGGDISLSDVGGDLEVKTAGGTIRVNNIAKTLRAKTSGGDIQIGDVGGEATLSTAGGDLRVGKVNGRASLSTAGGNIEVRGAQGYVNAKTSGGSLRLENITGSIDGKTAGGDIYAELTPESSGRTMLASSAGNIELFVTENAKANIQAKIRVASFGNYYNWGRRRSDRSKKDSGFNIHSDFPATTQNVSGEEESTSNEIFESYVLGGGGHIINLETVMGNIYIRKARKSSSSGK
- a CDS encoding ATP-dependent helicase; protein product: MPEKVFILKDDESSSIQTPTSVDLEKYRKDLNAEQLQAVMHTQGPLLVVAGAGTGKTKTLTYRVSYLIEKGISPSSILLLTFTRRAAEEMMNRAVMIGGAQCSKISGGTFHAYAHKELRIFGKEIGIADNFTILDQADTEETLDIVRTSLGFHKKEKRFPKKGTLQAIISSSKNRGMSIEDVILENYPQFASFSKEIIALSESFHQYKQTNGLLDYDDLLTHFKRLLEEKPHVRQRISSGLKYIMVDEYQDTNTLQAEIVRYLSEVHGNIMAVGDDAQSIYSFRGANFRNILEFPEIFPGTKIIKLEENYRSTPEILAITNFIINQAKEKYTKQLFTRKESRADLPALVHAPDERHQSRFIAQRVLELREEGIPLSNIAVLMRNSRDSFDLELELKKRNIPFQKFGGQKLVEAAHIKDFISYLKLVYNPRDVIAWNRILQLLEGIGPKTAQDLINWIKQAPNPYRFEESGVTPKYLEALRKLGKMLIHLKDEINKDNSIPLSILGKLILEYYLPILREKYFEDFQKREKDLENFNGILIGYTSIQTLISDLALDPVDFSAIDTKESRKDESPMTLSTIHSAKGLEWHTVFLINAIDGILPSRYAVNDPKQLDEELRLLYVALTRAKQNLSILYPIIQSSGYEEYFSNPSRFLKNIPKELYDVIRLIDQPKSSVGMLPKPPEQRLLD